From the genome of Triticum aestivum cultivar Chinese Spring chromosome 3B, IWGSC CS RefSeq v2.1, whole genome shotgun sequence, one region includes:
- the LOC543403 gene encoding transcription factor HBP-1b(c38), whose product MAEASPRTETSTDDTDENLMLEPGNAALAVVSDSSDRSRDKNGDQKTMRRLAQNREAARKSRLRKKAYVQQLENSRLKLTQLEQELQRARQQGIFISSSADQSHSMSGNGALAFDTEYARWLEEHNRQVNELRAAVNAHAGDTELRSVVEKIMSHYDEIFKQKGNAAKADVFHVLSGMWKTPAERCFLWLGGFRPSELLKLLSTQLEPLTEQQLSGICNLQQSSQQAEDALSQGMEALQQSLAETLAGSIGSSGSGSTGNVANYMGQMAMAMGKLGTLENFLRQADNLRQQTLQQMQRILTTRQSARALLVISDYSSRLRALSSLWLARPKE is encoded by the exons ATGGCAGAGGCCAGCCCTAGAACAGAAACGTCAACAGATGATACTGATGAAAATCTTATG CTTGAACCAGGGAATGCTGCTCTTGCTGTTGTTTCTGACTCTAGTGACAGATCCAGAGACAAAAACGGAGATCAAAAG ACAATGCGTCGGCTTGCTCAAAATCGCGAGGCTGCTAGGAAAAGTCGTTTGAGGAAAAAG GCATATGTTCAACAATTGGAGAACAGCAGGCTAAAGCTTACCCAGCTAGAGCAGGAGTTGCAACGAGCTCGTCAACAA GGCATTTTTATATCTAGTTCAGCAGACCAGTCCCATTCCATGAGTGGAAATG GGGCGTTGGCTTTTGACACGGAGTACGCACGGTGGTTGGAAGAACACAATCGACAAGTTAATGAGCTGAGAGCTGCAGTTAATGCTCATGCAGGCGATACTGAGCTGCGTAGTGTTGTTGAGAAGATCATGTCACACTATGATGAGATTTTTAAGCAAAAAGGAAATGCAGCCAAAGCAGATGTCTTTCATGTGTTATCAGGCATGTGGAAGACACCAGCTGAGAGGTGTTTCCTATGGCTTGGAGGTTTCCGACCTTCTGAGCTTTTAAAG CTTCTTTCGACCCAGCTTGAACCCCTAACTGAGCAGCAGCTGTCAGGGATATGCAACCTTCAGCAATCATCACAACAAGCTGAGGATGCTCTTTCACAAGGAATGGAGGCTCTTCAGCAGTCTTTGGCAGAAACATTGGCTGGGTCTATCGGCTCTTCTGGATCTGGATCAACAGGAAATGTGGCAAACTACATGGGGCAAATGGCCATGGCCATGGGAAAGCTTGGAACCCTTGAAAATTTCCTTCGTCAG GCTGACAACCTGCGGCAGCAGACTCTTCAGCAGATGCAAAGGATCCTGACCACAAGGCAGTCTGCCCGTGCACTTCTTGTGATAAGTGATTACTCATCCCGGCTTCGTGCCCTAAGTTCTCTTTGGCTTGCTCGACCGAAGGAATAA
- the LOC543403 gene encoding transcription factor HBP-1b(c38) isoform X2: MAEASPRTETSTDDTDENLMLEPGNAALAVVSDSSDRSRDKNGDQKTMRRLAQNREAARKSRLRKKAYVQQLENSRLKLTQLEQELQRARQQGIFISSSADQSHSMSGNGALAFDTEYARWLEEHNRQVNELRAAVNAHAGDTELRSVVEKIMSHYDEIFKQKGNAAKADVFHVLSGMWKTPAERCFLWLGGFRPSELLKGYATFSNHHNKLRMLFHKEWRLFSSLWQKHWLGLSALLDLDQQEMWQTTWGKWPWPWESLEPLKISFVRLTTCGSRLFSRCKGS; encoded by the exons ATGGCAGAGGCCAGCCCTAGAACAGAAACGTCAACAGATGATACTGATGAAAATCTTATG CTTGAACCAGGGAATGCTGCTCTTGCTGTTGTTTCTGACTCTAGTGACAGATCCAGAGACAAAAACGGAGATCAAAAG ACAATGCGTCGGCTTGCTCAAAATCGCGAGGCTGCTAGGAAAAGTCGTTTGAGGAAAAAG GCATATGTTCAACAATTGGAGAACAGCAGGCTAAAGCTTACCCAGCTAGAGCAGGAGTTGCAACGAGCTCGTCAACAA GGCATTTTTATATCTAGTTCAGCAGACCAGTCCCATTCCATGAGTGGAAATG GGGCGTTGGCTTTTGACACGGAGTACGCACGGTGGTTGGAAGAACACAATCGACAAGTTAATGAGCTGAGAGCTGCAGTTAATGCTCATGCAGGCGATACTGAGCTGCGTAGTGTTGTTGAGAAGATCATGTCACACTATGATGAGATTTTTAAGCAAAAAGGAAATGCAGCCAAAGCAGATGTCTTTCATGTGTTATCAGGCATGTGGAAGACACCAGCTGAGAGGTGTTTCCTATGGCTTGGAGGTTTCCGACCTTCTGAGCTTTTAAAG GGATATGCAACCTTCAGCAATCATCACAACAAGCTGAGGATGCTCTTTCACAAGGAATGGAGGCTCTTCAGCAGTCTTTGGCAGAAACATTGGCTGGGTCTATCGGCTCTTCTGGATCTGGATCAACAGGAAATGTGGCAAACTACATGGGGCAAATGGCCATGGCCATGGGAAAGCTTGGAACCCTTGAAAATTTCCTTCGTCAG GCTGACAACCTGCGGCAGCAGACTCTTCAGCAGATGCAAAGGATCCTGA